The Bacteroidetes bacterium SB0662_bin_6 genomic sequence ATGCCTTCCAAAAGAAGTCCAAACGGGGCATTGCGACACCGAAACAGGAACTTGATCTTGTCAAACAGAGACTGAAGGCAGCGCAACGCCATTACGCCGATAACTATGGCAAAGGGTAGATTCATGAAAGCAGACGGAATAAAGATCGAACAGGGTACCGGGAACGTATTCGCGGATCTGGGGCGCCCCGATGCTGACGCTCACTTGCTAAAGGCTGAGCTCGTTACCCGCATTGACAGGATTATCCGTCAGCGTGGACTCAAACAGGTCGAGGCGGCAAAACTGCTTGGACTATCCCAGCCCGACGTTTCACGCCTCTTGCGGGGAAGTTTTCGAGAGTATTCCATGGAGCGTCTTCTACGTCTATTGACGGTGCTTGGGCGTGACGTGGAAATCGTTATTCGAGAACCTCGCTCCCCGCGACGAGGCAGGCTCCGCATCGCAGTATAAGCCTCCGGCCTCGTATCTCTTGACACTACTTTGTCATAGAAGGCATCGGCGGGCCGCCTCTTCTCCAGATTTCGCAGCATCGCCGATGGAAACACCCATGCGGTAGTTCCCGGCCATAAACCAGCCGGGCCAGGATGCTTCGAGCCGCTCTATGGCCGCGAGAGTTTTCCCATACCCGATATTGTACTGGGGAACGGCCAGTTTCCATGAAGTATGCCACCGGAAAACGGGCTCGCCGGAAATATCCAGCAGGCGCCGCAAATCACCCAGCACCAGATCATACGCTTCTTTTTCCGGGAGCGAGGCCAATGCCGGATTTCGCATCCCGCCGATGATGGTGGTAAGCAGCACATGTCCCGCCGGGGCTCGTGCGATATCCGATTGAAACGTCGATGAAGCAGAGGATATACCTGAAAAGATGGACGACGTAAACAACGTGCCGAGGATACGGATACTTCGTTCTACACCTGGAACAAGCATTCCGAATCCGTCGAGCGGATGCCCTACATGTTCGCGCCGGAAGCCCATTGCCGTGACGACAAGCGGGGCATAAACGACATTGGTCAATGGTTTGAGGGAGGGGCCTTCGGGCAGCGCAATGGAGGCCAGTGCGTGAAGCGGGGCGGCATATACCACCGCGTCGAATGATTCGCTCCATGCGGTTTGTTCATGTCCGCCCAGGAGACAGTCTCCGGAAACGATCCAGCGGGCTCCCTGCCGT encodes the following:
- a CDS encoding XRE family transcriptional regulator — its product is MKADGIKIEQGTGNVFADLGRPDADAHLLKAELVTRIDRIIRQRGLKQVEAAKLLGLSQPDVSRLLRGSFREYSMERLLRLLTVLGRDVEIVIREPRSPRRGRLRIAV